A window of Eubacteriaceae bacterium ES3 contains these coding sequences:
- a CDS encoding integrase core domain-containing protein, which yields MKVSCVIDTINKAKARRCTELPLILHSDRGSQFVSKEYRKATAKMQRSYSKKAFPWDNACIESFHSLLKRERIKRFKIRDFNHAYRLVFEYIESFNTKRIHSHCDFMSPDDFEKLFAKMSKSDLQLAD from the coding sequence ATGAAAGTATCTTGTGTAATTGATACGATTAATAAAGCAAAAGCACGGCGTTGTACTGAACTTCCATTGATTCTGCATTCAGATCGCGGCAGCCAATTTGTTTCAAAAGAATATCGAAAGGCAACGGCTAAAATGCAGCGAAGCTACTCTAAAAAGGCATTTCCCTGGGACAATGCATGTATTGAATCTTTTCATTCCCTGCTTAAACGGGAACGGATAAAGCGCTTTAAAATCCGTGATTTCAACCATGCCTATCGACTGGTATTTGAATATATTGAATCCTTTAATACAAAACGGATTCACAGCCATTGCGATTTTATGTCGCCCGATGATTTTGAAAAACTATTTGCAAAAATGAGCAAATCGGATTTGCAATTAGCTGATTAA
- a CDS encoding transposase, giving the protein MAKHFDKQFKLDAVHYYQDHKDLGLQGCASNLGISQQTLSRWKKELKDTGDIECWGSGNYASDEEKEIARLKRELRDTQDALDVLKKAIGILGE; this is encoded by the coding sequence ATGGCAAAACACTTTGATAAACAGTTTAAACTCGATGCAGTTCATTACTATCAGGATCACAAGGATCTTGGACTGCAGGGATGTGCATCGAATCTTGGCATCAGTCAGCAGACACTTTCCAGATGGAAAAAAGAGCTGAAGGATACTGGCGACATTGAATGTTGGGGGTCTGGCAATTATGCTTCTGATGAAGAAAAAGAAATTGCCAGATTAAAACGTGAATTACGTGATACCCAGGATGCGCTTGATGTATTAAAAAAAGCCATCGGCATTCTGGGAGAATAA